The following are encoded in a window of Desulfosporosinus sp. Sb-LF genomic DNA:
- a CDS encoding YcdB/YcdC domain-containing protein, translated as MQKNWRRILAVMGVALLLMQMITVTALAGESSSSPTTQVLAVPEITLEKAIQIVKTNFDVPNEYTDFNSTYNTNDDRQVWSLHWNGTAQSPGDFAAEVSAANGDILSINYWKDVQQASKNGENPTITKLRAQEISDALLTRLLGERAKQVRLLPSDQMLVPVSNYSHINYSFQYQRLINDLPFLSNGVNLQVSSIDGHITSYNFNWSDVKAPEPKDVVNVDQAQQTFAVAPFFKLEYWVPASYKPLVAGQKQEVKLVYQLTGQSGGAIDAFTGKPLQVAPGDWLSTDFTMSGGMGSAKEDRAGSISNGTIVLTPQEQQEVERTAKLLKRDEGIAAVQRWIGIPDNLILRSANLGVDWRSADKRVWSFDWNNTGSETGEGKAQFLSARVSASSGELLGFNISYQPSGKTEAKLDRVAAQKLAEEFLKRVQSDRFSQVALDPENNSDGKMSPEPRNIQSFSYHRVANDVDFPNNGMTVNVDPVTGLLTGYELNWSDFDLPDVSGILSKDTAVASFLKARPLSLVYVRIYSNGLPGSLRLVYLPVALDRSLPLSNIIDAKCGEMLDYQGQPLEKGPKPYFFTDLAGVNGVQELAALGEAGLFGDFGDSFKPSENMSISSLLRAMYLSRSGLWGNTGLTEIEILTKAKEQGWLKEDLQPGDPVNRELLAKVLLRYIQLNKLAELDGIYKVNFQDAAQISPDALGYIALASGTGILKVEGQVLGPQEAVNRGEAAIALYRALTWRS; from the coding sequence ATGCAGAAGAATTGGCGCCGTATCTTAGCTGTGATGGGAGTTGCTCTGTTGCTTATGCAGATGATTACTGTGACAGCCCTAGCGGGAGAAAGCAGTTCATCGCCAACGACTCAGGTTTTAGCCGTGCCTGAAATCACGTTAGAAAAAGCGATTCAAATCGTGAAAACCAACTTTGACGTGCCTAATGAATACACTGATTTTAATTCTACCTACAATACCAACGATGATCGCCAAGTATGGTCTCTACACTGGAATGGTACGGCGCAAAGTCCAGGGGATTTTGCGGCTGAGGTTAGTGCCGCAAACGGTGATATTTTGAGTATAAACTATTGGAAAGATGTTCAACAAGCGAGTAAAAACGGGGAAAATCCAACGATTACAAAACTTCGTGCTCAGGAAATAAGTGACGCTTTACTGACTCGTCTGTTGGGCGAACGAGCTAAACAAGTACGGCTTCTTCCAAGTGATCAAATGCTAGTGCCAGTGAGTAATTACAGCCATATTAATTATTCGTTTCAATATCAAAGACTCATTAACGACTTGCCTTTTCTGAGTAATGGTGTGAATTTACAAGTGTCTAGCATCGATGGGCACATCACTTCTTATAACTTTAATTGGAGTGACGTGAAAGCGCCCGAGCCTAAGGACGTGGTCAACGTCGACCAGGCTCAACAAACTTTCGCAGTAGCACCCTTTTTCAAACTTGAATACTGGGTTCCAGCTTCCTATAAACCGCTGGTTGCTGGCCAAAAACAAGAAGTTAAACTTGTTTACCAATTAACAGGCCAAAGCGGGGGAGCGATCGATGCCTTCACGGGGAAACCACTTCAGGTTGCTCCGGGAGATTGGCTGTCAACTGATTTTACAATGAGTGGTGGAATGGGCAGTGCTAAAGAGGACCGGGCTGGCTCAATCTCAAATGGGACAATCGTCCTGACTCCACAGGAACAACAAGAAGTAGAACGTACTGCCAAGCTCCTTAAAAGAGACGAGGGGATTGCTGCAGTACAGCGTTGGATTGGGATACCCGATAACCTAATACTACGCAGCGCTAATTTGGGTGTTGACTGGCGAAGTGCGGATAAACGCGTCTGGAGTTTTGACTGGAACAACACTGGGTCTGAAACAGGGGAAGGAAAGGCTCAATTCCTTAGTGCTAGGGTCAGTGCCTCAAGCGGTGAGTTGCTTGGTTTTAATATATCTTATCAGCCATCCGGGAAGACTGAGGCTAAACTCGACCGGGTTGCAGCGCAAAAGTTAGCCGAGGAGTTCCTCAAAAGGGTCCAGTCCGACCGGTTTAGCCAAGTGGCTTTGGACCCCGAAAATAACTCCGATGGTAAAATGAGCCCTGAACCGAGGAACATACAATCGTTTTCATATCATAGAGTGGCCAATGATGTTGATTTCCCGAATAATGGCATGACTGTCAATGTCGATCCTGTGACGGGCTTGCTCACCGGTTATGAACTCAATTGGTCAGATTTTGATTTGCCGGATGTTTCCGGAATTCTCAGTAAAGATACGGCTGTAGCGTCCTTTCTGAAGGCGCGCCCTCTATCGTTGGTTTATGTCCGCATCTATTCCAATGGCTTGCCAGGGAGTTTACGTTTGGTTTATCTTCCTGTTGCGCTAGACCGTAGTCTTCCACTCTCCAACATAATCGATGCTAAGTGCGGCGAAATGCTTGATTACCAGGGGCAACCCCTAGAGAAAGGACCAAAACCCTATTTTTTTACGGATCTGGCGGGGGTTAACGGAGTCCAAGAGCTAGCAGCACTGGGGGAAGCAGGATTATTCGGTGATTTTGGTGATAGTTTTAAACCTTCTGAGAACATGAGCATTAGTTCGCTGTTACGTGCGATGTATCTTAGCAGGTCAGGTTTATGGGGAAATACTGGTCTTACAGAGATTGAAATCTTGACCAAAGCCAAGGAACAAGGATGGTTAAAGGAAGACCTTCAGCCTGGAGATCCGGTCAATCGTGAACTTTTGGCTAAAGTCTTGCTTCGTTATATTCAATTAAATAAGTTAGCTGAACTCGACGGGATTTATAAAGTCAATTTCCAGGATGCTGCGCAAATTAGCCCAGATGCTTTAGGTTATATTGCCCTTGCGAGCGGCACTGGCATACTCAAAGTAGAGGGGCAGGTGCTGGGTCCTCAAGAAGCAGTAAACCGTGGCGAAGCCGCAATTGCTCTCTATAGGGCACTGACCTGGCGTAGTTGA
- a CDS encoding carbonic anhydrase, with the protein MKKPLTYIGAALLSLAMILSGCGSQTSPMADKQSSEVENLAVQQVIAAPVYKRVEVISSPEIAQQLLVEGNRRFTSGTPLSKDFSYTRRSDLMKNGQHPFAIIVSCSDSRVPPELLFDQALGDLFVVRVAGNVVTPVELGSIEYAVEHLKAPLVVVLGHEECGAVTAAVQGGETHGSIAAIIEKLKPAVNEARATGATGKELIEKSTDLNIQDALTDISRSPIVKEGMEAKQVKVIGMKYDLDEGLSNLIKD; encoded by the coding sequence GTGAAGAAACCATTAACTTATATCGGTGCCGCGTTACTTAGTCTAGCGATGATCCTAAGTGGGTGCGGAAGTCAAACCTCGCCAATGGCTGATAAACAATCTTCAGAGGTGGAAAACTTGGCCGTTCAGCAGGTTATTGCAGCTCCCGTCTACAAACGAGTCGAGGTAATTTCCTCACCAGAGATAGCACAACAACTTCTCGTTGAGGGAAATCGGCGTTTCACTTCGGGTACGCCCTTGAGTAAGGACTTTAGTTATACAAGACGAAGCGATTTGATGAAGAATGGACAACACCCATTTGCCATTATTGTGAGTTGCTCAGACTCAAGGGTACCACCCGAACTTTTATTTGACCAAGCCCTCGGTGACTTATTCGTCGTCCGTGTTGCGGGAAATGTCGTTACCCCAGTCGAATTGGGAAGCATAGAGTATGCGGTTGAACATCTAAAGGCTCCTTTAGTGGTAGTTCTAGGTCATGAGGAATGCGGTGCTGTCACAGCAGCTGTGCAGGGCGGTGAAACACACGGTAGTATTGCAGCAATCATTGAGAAACTTAAACCCGCAGTCAATGAGGCTAGGGCTACAGGGGCAACTGGCAAAGAATTAATAGAAAAGAGTACTGATCTAAATATTCAGGATGCTCTTACGGATATCTCCAGGAGTCCCATTGTTAAAGAGGGTATGGAAGCAAAACAAGTTAAAGTTATAGGCATGAAGTATGATCTCGATGAGGGTTTGTCAAACTTGATTAAGGATTAG
- the dinB gene encoding DNA polymerase IV, with protein MDAWANLRRILHVDMDAFYASVEQRDDPTLLGKPVVVGGRPNSRGVVSAASYEARKFGVHSAMPLAEACRRCPQAVFLPVNFPKYREASFHIRQIFLTYTPMVEPLSLDEAFLDVTGSTSLFGPAETIALTIKQRIQQELNLTASVGLGCNKFLAKLASDLRKPNGFVIVPPDRVQEFLDPLSVERIWGVGKKTAEQLHKLNIRTVRDLRRLEQGFLTRLFGIMGSQLYQLAQGIDDRPVESDRIVKSIGRETTFPTDIADIEVLETALLKLSVEVGRNLRKEMLKGKTITLKARYDDFRTVSRSRTLQRATDLDNVIYQEARNLLQEVSPKQPLRLIGITLNNLTDQMEAQLSLFEEPQQERENLIKVLDLVNEKYGDHSITRARLL; from the coding sequence ATGGACGCTTGGGCGAACTTACGTAGAATATTACATGTCGATATGGATGCCTTCTACGCCTCTGTAGAGCAACGGGATGATCCGACCTTACTGGGAAAGCCAGTAGTGGTCGGAGGCAGACCCAACAGCAGAGGCGTAGTTTCTGCTGCCTCATATGAAGCACGCAAATTTGGGGTTCACTCGGCCATGCCCTTGGCAGAGGCCTGTCGGCGCTGCCCACAAGCAGTTTTTTTACCAGTAAACTTTCCGAAATATCGAGAAGCATCGTTTCATATTAGACAAATATTTTTAACTTATACTCCCATGGTGGAGCCACTCTCCTTGGATGAGGCTTTCTTGGACGTTACAGGTTCAACGAGCTTATTTGGCCCTGCGGAAACCATTGCTCTAACGATTAAACAGCGGATTCAGCAAGAACTGAATTTAACGGCTTCAGTTGGCCTAGGCTGCAACAAGTTTCTAGCGAAGCTCGCCTCAGACTTGCGGAAACCCAATGGCTTTGTCATTGTTCCGCCGGATAGAGTTCAGGAGTTTCTTGACCCACTGTCTGTGGAAAGAATCTGGGGAGTCGGCAAAAAAACAGCTGAGCAGTTGCACAAACTTAATATTAGAACGGTTAGGGATTTGCGTCGCTTGGAGCAGGGATTTTTAACCCGGCTATTTGGAATTATGGGAAGTCAGCTTTATCAGTTGGCTCAGGGGATTGACGATCGACCCGTTGAGAGTGACAGAATCGTTAAATCGATCGGTCGCGAGACGACGTTTCCTACCGATATTGCAGATATAGAAGTGTTGGAGACGGCTTTACTAAAGCTTTCCGTTGAAGTCGGTCGGAATTTGCGTAAGGAGATGCTTAAAGGTAAAACAATAACCTTGAAAGCTCGGTATGATGATTTTCGTACAGTATCTCGTTCACGCACTTTACAACGAGCCACTGATCTAGATAACGTCATTTACCAAGAAGCTCGTAACTTGTTGCAAGAAGTTTCGCCCAAACAACCCCTTAGATTAATTGGGATTACTCTAAACAATCTGACCGACCAAATGGAAGCACAGCTATCGTTGTTTGAAGAACCCCAACAGGAACGTGAAAATCTTATTAAGGTTCTTGATTTAGTCAATGAAAAATACGGTGATCATAGTATCACAAGGGCTAGACTCTTGTGA
- a CDS encoding phosphoribosylformylglycinamidine synthase, protein MRLQLVKRIYVEKKPGYDIEAQGLLNDLLENLGIIGLENLRIINRYDISGITDEEYAQSRPIIFAEPPLDLVFDEQLEIPTKDLVFAMEYLPGQYDQRADSAAQCVQILTQKERPIIASAKVIVLKGQIAAEDFQKIKDYCINPVESREASLDKPESLEFESVIPPDVEIIDRFIEMTPDELREFFQATGLAMSYEDLAFCQGYFRETEKRNPTITEIRVIDTYWSDHCRHTTFNTRIEEVAFSEGDFNAPLTTAYQEYLKSRDYVYEENVSTRDVCLMDIGVLGMKELKKRGQLPDLDESEEINACSIVVEVDVDGQNEEWLVMFKNETHNHPTEIEPFGGAATCLGGAIRDPLSGRTYVYQAMRVTGSGDPRAKLEDTLSGKLPQRKITRGAASGYSSYGNQIGLATGQVTEVYDEGFVAKRMEIGAVIAAAPRKNVVREIPEPGDVVVLVGGRTGRDGCGGATGSSKEHTTESLLTCGAEVQKGNPPTERKIQRLFRNENVSTLIKRCNDFGAGGVSVAIGELTDGLEINLDAVPKKYEGLDGTELAISESQERMAVVIRAQDFETFAHYAHEENLEATLVAQVSSDHRLKMLWRGQAIVDISREFLNTNGVKQTTKVQVTLPEESRNYFKTKIMPIEGVSLKKSWLENLADLNVCSQKGLVERFDSTIGMSSVLMPLGGKYQVTPSEGMVAKIPVLSGETNTATMMTYGYNPQLSKWSPFHGALYAVVDAVTKIVALGGDYRKVRLTLQEYFERLGTDPEKWGKPFSALLGAFYAQKKLGIPAIGGKDSMSGTFMDIHVPPTLVAFAVNVTEADKVVSQEFKNVGSQVVLVKAIRDGQEVPDFEYLIKNYRKITELIHSGFVLASHTVRMGGLAAALSKMSFGNRIGMAFNVQSISRDLFSADYGSIVLEIAETVDLANAFGEVAYQLLGNTQDKPVITVNGTDVELDVALQAWKKPLEKIFPTQTENVAEPQRMSFNLRNTQKPSSKVAKPRIFIPVFPGTNCEYDSAKAFEKAGGLVETLVIRNLTATDVEQSIEEMVKKIKQAQIVMLPGGFSAGDEPDGSGKFIATMFRNPWINEAVTELMNQRDGLMLGICNGFQALIKLGLVPYGEIIDLMEDSPTLTYNKIGRHVSSMVQTKVVSVLSPWFSGVELGEIHSVPVSHGEGRFVANKDMLQTLIDNGQVATQYVDLDGNPSNDVIYTPNGSFEAIEGITSPDGRILGKMAHSERTGLEIAKNVPGNKYQPIFAGGVNYFRG, encoded by the coding sequence ATGAGATTACAATTAGTCAAACGAATTTATGTCGAGAAAAAGCCGGGCTATGATATTGAAGCCCAGGGTCTCTTAAATGATTTGTTAGAAAATCTTGGCATCATCGGGTTGGAGAATTTAAGAATCATTAATCGTTACGATATTTCCGGTATTACGGATGAGGAGTATGCTCAATCCCGTCCAATTATTTTTGCAGAGCCACCGCTGGACCTAGTATTTGACGAGCAGTTAGAAATTCCCACGAAGGACCTGGTTTTTGCTATGGAATACCTACCAGGCCAGTATGATCAACGGGCGGATTCTGCCGCCCAATGTGTCCAGATCCTGACTCAGAAAGAGCGGCCCATTATTGCCTCAGCTAAAGTGATTGTTCTAAAGGGTCAAATTGCTGCGGAGGATTTTCAAAAGATCAAAGATTACTGTATTAACCCTGTTGAATCACGAGAGGCTTCATTAGATAAACCCGAAAGTCTGGAATTTGAATCTGTGATCCCGCCAGATGTTGAAATTATCGATCGTTTCATTGAGATGACGCCTGATGAGCTGAGAGAGTTTTTTCAAGCGACCGGCTTAGCGATGAGTTATGAGGATTTAGCCTTTTGTCAGGGCTATTTCCGAGAAACTGAGAAAAGGAACCCAACGATCACGGAGATCCGAGTGATTGATACTTATTGGTCGGATCATTGCCGGCATACGACGTTTAATACACGTATTGAAGAGGTTGCTTTTTCAGAAGGGGATTTTAACGCTCCTTTGACTACGGCCTACCAGGAATATCTCAAGTCTCGGGATTATGTGTATGAAGAAAACGTTTCTACCCGAGATGTCTGCCTCATGGATATTGGCGTTTTAGGAATGAAAGAACTTAAAAAGAGAGGGCAATTGCCAGACCTCGACGAATCCGAGGAAATCAATGCATGTAGTATTGTTGTGGAGGTTGATGTCGACGGCCAAAATGAAGAGTGGCTAGTGATGTTTAAAAATGAGACCCATAACCATCCTACAGAAATTGAACCATTCGGTGGCGCGGCTACTTGTCTAGGAGGTGCCATTCGAGATCCCTTGTCCGGTCGTACCTATGTTTACCAAGCAATGCGTGTGACTGGGAGCGGTGATCCGAGGGCGAAACTAGAAGATACCCTGTCTGGAAAGTTACCCCAAAGAAAGATTACCCGGGGTGCGGCTTCCGGTTATAGTTCCTACGGGAATCAAATTGGACTTGCTACAGGGCAAGTAACAGAAGTCTACGATGAAGGCTTTGTCGCGAAACGGATGGAAATTGGGGCAGTGATTGCAGCGGCTCCCCGCAAAAATGTTGTTCGCGAAATCCCTGAACCTGGAGATGTCGTCGTGCTGGTCGGCGGGAGAACGGGCCGGGACGGGTGTGGCGGTGCGACCGGTTCTTCAAAAGAACACACCACGGAGTCTTTGCTGACCTGTGGGGCGGAAGTGCAAAAAGGAAATCCTCCTACAGAACGAAAGATTCAAAGGCTCTTCCGTAATGAGAATGTGAGTACCTTGATTAAACGATGTAATGACTTCGGGGCAGGTGGGGTTTCCGTGGCCATTGGCGAATTAACGGATGGCTTGGAAATTAACCTTGATGCCGTTCCTAAAAAATACGAAGGCCTTGATGGGACAGAACTCGCCATTTCTGAATCGCAGGAGCGCATGGCTGTCGTTATTCGTGCTCAAGATTTTGAGACGTTCGCTCACTATGCTCATGAGGAAAACTTAGAAGCAACTTTAGTGGCCCAGGTAAGTTCTGATCACAGGCTCAAAATGCTTTGGCGAGGGCAGGCTATTGTCGATATCAGCCGGGAATTTCTCAACACCAATGGGGTCAAGCAGACCACGAAGGTTCAGGTAACCCTTCCCGAGGAAAGCCGTAACTACTTCAAGACCAAAATCATGCCAATTGAAGGCGTCTCCTTAAAAAAGTCATGGTTGGAAAACTTAGCAGACTTGAATGTCTGTAGCCAAAAAGGCTTGGTGGAGAGGTTTGACAGTACTATTGGAATGTCTTCCGTTCTGATGCCACTGGGAGGTAAGTATCAAGTCACCCCTTCAGAAGGTATGGTGGCAAAAATCCCCGTGCTGTCTGGAGAAACGAATACCGCCACCATGATGACCTATGGTTATAATCCGCAATTGTCTAAATGGAGTCCGTTTCACGGTGCCTTGTATGCCGTGGTTGATGCAGTCACTAAAATCGTAGCCCTAGGTGGAGATTATCGCAAAGTTCGGCTTACCCTGCAGGAATATTTCGAACGATTAGGAACCGATCCGGAAAAATGGGGGAAACCCTTCAGTGCTTTGCTTGGTGCTTTTTATGCCCAGAAAAAACTGGGGATCCCCGCCATCGGTGGGAAAGACAGTATGTCTGGAACTTTCATGGATATACACGTTCCTCCGACATTGGTGGCTTTTGCAGTCAATGTGACCGAAGCGGATAAAGTTGTGTCGCAAGAGTTTAAAAATGTTGGTAGTCAAGTTGTCTTGGTGAAGGCCATTCGGGATGGTCAAGAAGTCCCCGACTTTGAGTACCTCATCAAAAACTATCGAAAGATAACTGAGTTGATTCATTCCGGATTCGTCCTGGCATCACATACAGTAAGGATGGGAGGACTAGCAGCCGCTCTTAGCAAAATGTCGTTTGGCAATAGAATCGGGATGGCTTTTAACGTTCAGTCTATTAGTAGGGATTTATTTTCGGCCGACTACGGCTCGATCGTCTTAGAAATCGCGGAAACGGTGGATCTAGCCAACGCTTTCGGCGAGGTAGCCTACCAACTTCTCGGTAACACCCAGGATAAACCGGTCATTACAGTAAATGGAACGGATGTTGAGCTGGATGTCGCTTTACAAGCCTGGAAAAAGCCATTAGAAAAAATCTTCCCTACGCAAACGGAAAACGTTGCTGAGCCGCAACGAATGAGCTTTAACTTACGCAATACTCAAAAACCGTCCTCCAAAGTGGCTAAACCCAGAATCTTTATTCCGGTTTTTCCAGGTACCAACTGTGAATACGACTCGGCCAAGGCCTTTGAGAAAGCCGGAGGGCTCGTAGAAACCTTGGTAATTCGAAATCTAACGGCAACGGATGTGGAACAATCCATCGAAGAGATGGTTAAGAAGATAAAGCAAGCTCAAATTGTCATGCTGCCGGGGGGCTTCAGTGCTGGGGATGAACCGGATGGTTCGGGTAAATTCATTGCCACCATGTTCAGGAACCCCTGGATAAACGAAGCGGTGACGGAACTAATGAACCAACGTGACGGTTTGATGCTCGGGATTTGCAATGGATTTCAAGCTCTTATTAAACTTGGTCTCGTTCCGTACGGAGAAATCATTGACTTAATGGAGGACTCTCCCACCCTTACGTATAACAAAATCGGGCGGCACGTTTCCAGCATGGTCCAAACCAAAGTCGTTTCTGTTTTGTCCCCTTGGTTTAGTGGGGTTGAATTAGGGGAAATTCACTCCGTGCCCGTCTCACATGGGGAAGGGCGGTTTGTTGCAAATAAGGACATGCTTCAGACGTTAATTGATAATGGGCAGGTCGCTACCCAATATGTCGATCTCGACGGTAACCCGAGCAATGATGTCATCTATACGCCAAATGGTTCTTTTGAAGCGATCGAAGGAATCACTAGTCCGGATGGACGCATTCTTGGTAAAATGGCCCATTCAGAAAGAACTGGTTTAGAAATAGCGAAAAATGTTCCGGGTAATAAGTATCAGCCGATTTTTGCCGGTGGAGTAAATTACTTCAGAGGGTAA
- a CDS encoding GIY-YIG nuclease family protein has translation MPPKYVAMLPAQEHTYGEYMILKEKLKQLPQSPGVYRMLDSLGNVIYIGKAKNLKNRVSQYFHDQKNRDPKVAEMIHHIYTFNYQVTDTELDALLEECRLIKEIKPRYNKQMKNQKKYIYIKIPAEHYPKVTVVNDKADDGALYFGPFTSLHRVEATVQYLSDFYPIRKCTSPRLIKRVNGCLFRQLGTCLGVCTGQVSPDEYWLHIKKIQQLINGNDMVAAQELSKMLDTAIENLKFEKAIQYREYYLGLRHVIGKQRLVQSSSKNRNILVVELIDTELAKLFLIKGNRLLYGKVFSRMSADSIEMRQTLTQMITDKFVTDKSDLHRLTQQDIDEAQIIYSYLKRNRNKVISFWIPSTRLKSETSLDDTVIKIVTGITSRSSGSKK, from the coding sequence GTGCCACCTAAATATGTTGCAATGCTACCGGCACAAGAACACACTTATGGAGAATATATGATTTTGAAGGAAAAACTTAAGCAACTTCCACAAAGTCCAGGTGTCTATAGGATGCTCGATTCATTGGGGAATGTTATCTATATCGGTAAGGCCAAAAACCTTAAGAACAGGGTATCTCAATATTTTCATGACCAAAAAAATCGAGATCCTAAAGTTGCTGAAATGATACATCATATTTATACGTTCAATTATCAAGTTACAGATACGGAATTAGATGCGTTGCTTGAAGAATGTCGCCTAATTAAGGAAATAAAACCTAGGTATAATAAGCAGATGAAGAATCAAAAAAAGTACATCTATATCAAAATACCAGCTGAACATTACCCTAAGGTAACAGTCGTAAACGATAAAGCGGATGATGGTGCGTTATACTTTGGCCCTTTTACAAGTCTTCATCGGGTGGAGGCTACAGTACAATATCTAAGTGATTTTTACCCTATACGAAAATGTACTAGTCCAAGATTAATCAAAAGGGTAAATGGTTGTCTGTTTCGGCAATTGGGTACTTGTTTAGGTGTCTGTACCGGGCAAGTAAGTCCTGATGAATACTGGCTTCACATTAAAAAAATCCAGCAACTGATCAACGGGAATGATATGGTAGCTGCTCAGGAACTCTCTAAAATGTTGGATACGGCTATTGAGAATCTTAAGTTTGAAAAGGCGATCCAATATAGGGAATATTACCTAGGACTCCGACATGTCATTGGAAAGCAGCGATTAGTTCAATCCTCAAGTAAAAATAGGAATATCTTAGTTGTTGAACTTATTGACACTGAACTAGCTAAATTATTCCTCATCAAAGGAAATAGACTACTTTATGGAAAAGTGTTTAGTAGAATGTCGGCAGATAGTATAGAGATGAGGCAGACCCTAACCCAGATGATTACGGATAAATTTGTAACTGATAAAAGTGACCTGCATAGATTGACGCAGCAAGACATCGACGAAGCGCAAATAATATACTCGTATCTGAAAAGGAATAGAAATAAGGTTATTAGTTTTTGGATACCATCTACGCGATTAAAGAGTGAAACATCTTTAGATGACACGGTCATAAAGATAGTAACCGGGATTACTTCCAGAAGTTCAGGCTCGAAGAAATAA
- a CDS encoding DUF2164 family protein, which produces MDNKIKVSKEKRQDMILAIKTYFLKEREEELGDLGSSLLLDFITDKLAMEFYNQGVYDSYKFLNDKTEDLLEIIKY; this is translated from the coding sequence TTGGATAATAAGATAAAAGTAAGTAAAGAAAAAAGACAAGATATGATTTTAGCCATTAAAACCTATTTTCTAAAAGAAAGAGAAGAGGAACTGGGAGATTTAGGTTCGAGTTTATTACTCGACTTTATTACAGATAAACTAGCAATGGAGTTTTATAATCAAGGTGTTTACGATTCATACAAATTTTTGAACGATAAAACTGAAGACTTATTAGAAATCATCAAATATTAA
- a CDS encoding YojF family protein, whose product MKPIDKSIVQPALDIFLNREVYLHLETTNGAYAVHSQESKMTVGAYIRNGRICFGRGIITGDGPYRVGLKTELGWVYAEGLTDFEIEQEAQLLLAGHDQEGRLAVSMELSFSPFEL is encoded by the coding sequence ATGAAACCAATAGATAAATCGATTGTACAACCTGCGCTGGACATTTTTCTCAACCGCGAAGTGTATCTCCACCTTGAGACGACAAACGGAGCATATGCGGTCCATAGCCAAGAGAGTAAGATGACCGTTGGTGCGTATATTCGCAATGGTCGCATCTGCTTTGGACGAGGGATCATCACGGGTGACGGTCCGTACCGCGTCGGACTCAAGACGGAACTCGGCTGGGTTTACGCGGAAGGACTGACCGATTTTGAGATAGAGCAAGAAGCTCAGCTATTGCTTGCCGGTCATGATCAAGAGGGACGACTGGCTGTGTCGATGGAACTCAGTTTTTCTCCGTTTGAATTGTAA
- the bshB2 gene encoding bacillithiol biosynthesis deacetylase BshB2, whose protein sequence is MEQHVLVIFPHPDDETFGCGGTIALFAKSGVPVTYVCATLGQMGRNMGKPFFATRESLPKIREAELAEACEAIGIQRVIKLGLRDKTIEFEDPDLLCDRIERTLREIRPTLVLTHYPGYAVHPDHNALGEVTIRAISRLSVHERPIVYAHAFARDCEGVLGPPDIVNDISSVSELKLAAVQAHRSQSQMFLARIASEPLREQSSKNQFSHMLQSESFWTYRFS, encoded by the coding sequence TTGGAACAACATGTTCTCGTAATTTTCCCCCATCCAGACGACGAAACGTTTGGATGTGGCGGAACCATAGCGCTCTTCGCCAAATCAGGGGTTCCTGTCACTTATGTCTGTGCTACTCTGGGGCAAATGGGTCGTAATATGGGAAAACCGTTCTTTGCTACTCGAGAGTCGCTGCCGAAGATTCGGGAAGCAGAGTTAGCTGAAGCTTGTGAGGCGATCGGCATTCAACGTGTCATTAAACTCGGGTTACGGGATAAAACGATTGAATTTGAAGACCCAGATCTGTTGTGCGATAGGATTGAACGGACTCTCCGGGAGATTCGTCCAACCCTAGTCCTTACACACTATCCTGGCTATGCGGTGCATCCGGATCATAATGCTCTTGGAGAGGTTACGATCCGTGCTATTTCTCGTCTTTCCGTTCATGAGCGTCCTATCGTATATGCCCATGCTTTTGCACGCGACTGTGAAGGAGTGCTTGGACCACCGGATATCGTCAACGATATTTCATCCGTGTCAGAATTAAAGCTGGCTGCGGTGCAGGCCCATCGATCACAATCCCAAATGTTTCTGGCTCGTATCGCGAGTGAACCACTCAGGGAACAGTCCTCCAAAAACCAGTTCAGTCACATGCTCCAGAGCGAATCTTTCTGGACCTATCGTTTTTCGTAA